The Mytilus galloprovincialis chromosome 3, xbMytGall1.hap1.1, whole genome shotgun sequence genomic interval AAGTGCATTTAGTCACAGAAATCCgagttttttttatctgttatatttaaaattaagttTCATAAGAGACAGTTAAAGTTGTGTACGATTTGCGTCCCTTATGCTTTTATAAttgatatgaaaatgttttgatgtaacaaaaatcattaatatctatgcacacATGACGACAAATTGTGTTTGCAAAAGAATATGTCATTTATATCATGTGTATTGAATAATAGTAAGGCGTACCTATTTATCTGGCACTTATACCGAATGTATTTTATTCATTATCCAACATAACTTGCGGTCATCCAATGTTCAGTACAACAGTACTTTGATtactaaaggcaacagtatagTATACCGGTGtacaaaactcataaatcgattgagagaagaCAAATCCAAGTTACAAACTAAcgccgagggaaacacatcaactataagaggaaaacaaaagaacatcaggaaaactgaagtgcaacaaaaaaaaacacgccAGCATACATAGATAGGAAACGAACTGTTTGATAATAACtgccatactcctgacttggtacagggcattttaagggAAAATGGTAAGCTGAATCTGGTTTAATGGCTTGCCAAACTTCCATAGGTATTGACTAAATTTAATCTATTATGTTATAGAGTTGATGTATTCTATCATAAACATTctgttgattgatttttgtttgctaaacgtccagtggccAATTTTTCATGTATGTTCATTATATTCTGCTGGGTTTAATCGACAGTGGAGGTAAAGTACAGCGCTATAACATGTATTCAGTCTTAAAAAGTCACTATATTGCCATATCTCACCAAATATATCGTGAAAATATAACGCTATGTTGACATACACTAAACTTCTTTTGTACctctttgaaataattttacttCATCTACTTTccgtttcttcatttttttaaggGGGGATGTGAGTTATTGTGTAGTTTTGTTGCCGTCTCATTATGCTTAATGCACATCtttcaattcataaataaaaGTTCCTAAATATAAGTTtctgttttataattttagtacagtaaacattttatttgattAAGATTAGAATATAATCTGTGAGATCGCCGTTTCCTTTCTGTGAGATATTAATGTTGATAATGTGTCTCTACTGACATAATAGTCGTATACATTTGCTTTATTACAGTTGCTTTGCTGTATACATCAGACAACAAAACAAGTTTATTACAAGCAGTCAGTGTTTTAGCATCACCAATTAAGTATTCTTTATCATTGTCTCAAATtctgaaaagaaagaaacaaaacatgtataaacTGTCTTtttttgtcgggatgtacaagtacctggccacgtccacttgtaattttgtccatctgatgagttaagcctttttcaactgatttttatagttcaatcttatgttgtactgttataccactatcccaggttagggggagggttgggatcccgcttacctgtttaaccccgctacattattaagtatgtgcctgtcccaagttaggagcctgtaattcagtggttgtcgtttgtttatgtgttacatatttgtttttcgttcatttttttttatataaataaggccgttagttttctcgtttgaattgttttacattgtcttatcggggtcttttatagctgactatgcggtgtgggctttgcttattgttgaaggccgtacggtgacctatagttgttaatgtgtgtcattttggtctccttgtggacagttgtctcattggcaatcataccacatcttcttttttatataatagcaAGATAAAACATAGATCTCCTAGTCTGATATGTATAAATGTATTGCTATACGTTAAAGAATAAAGACTACgcctttaatttaaatttttactacTGATAACTATAAAATACGCTTTCATTTCGAGTCGCATTTCTTTTTCATTAGTTTATAAAACGACGGTATCATAAGATTTCAGTATGCAGCTACTGTTGTAACTGTTTATTCAAAGAGGTTAAATCAATTAGAACCAGTATAATTTTCATAGAGGcactcaaacaaaatacatgtatacaacatTCATACAAGCCACGAGAATCCACACTTGAAAATGTGTTTCTAGTGAGTCGAGAAACAGACACATCGTAtcgttatattttttaattaaattaactTAACAAAACTTAATCAAAGAAAAGTTCTGGTTGTATTTATACTGTCTTTAGAAGTATATAAAATGATGTTCATACCTTCAAAATCAATCACACCGTCTTTTTTAAGATCAGCACCGTCTATCATAAGTTTAATTTCGTCATCAGAACATTTTATACCAAGGCCAGAAAAGACTTTTTGTAGATTATCACATGTAATTAATCCCGTGCTATCTACATCAAAAACGTTAAATGTTTCTAGAACAACATCATCTTCGTTTTCTCCATTGGTTAATACCTTGTCCTTCATCATTTCAACAAATTCGTCTATCTCAATTGTTCCATTTCCTACAAAATAACCGACGTAATCatattcaaatgtagaaaagtatGTCTGAAAATTCGCTGACTCTAAGGAAGCTGCAATACATTTGAGGAAAGCATCTATATATTTAATATGGAGGGTTCACTATTCAATTGGTTTGCTTAACGTCAGTGTCCAGTATTTTATGTATATGCAGGAAGAAGACAAATTATGGAACATATTGCTTTGCAGATCCAATATATAAGGTCTGCATAGTGGATCGACCGAGATGCATAGGAAAAGTTGGATTGGTAAAAAAATTGTCTGTCATCAGGCCATCTACGGGTCTCTCGAAGAGCTGTAACAATGGTTTTTGATGTGTAGATTTGCTTGGCACTTTCCTTATGCGATTCGTCGGATTTAAATATTTCTGCGTATTTATACAACCCACACAGATAAACTGACGCCCCTCTTTATGTACCAAGGGTTGATATTTAAAGTTTCCTGGTAATTTCTAAtgagtaaaaacacaaaaatagtaAAACTCcacggaaaatttaaaaaaaagaaattcccCAATTAAATGAAAGTATTGTAATAATATTACAGAAAAGAAAAATAGGGTAATACAAGGGTACAATAAAAACCATATGTCAACGTTAACAGTATGGCCATGAGAATGAAGTACAAACGAATATTTCACGATCCATTTAGGAGATAGCTTTATTGTATTTCAAgctcaattggggatttgatggtcgcaaattaagtttactgacGACGCGTTAGAGGAGACaataaacgggtatttgcgaccatcaaatcctaaattgatgccgtcggagcttaaaatacaatattgttatctccattctaatgaaactgacagaagacaacgttaaaacatgtatttaaaatctgtcatatgctgTCTGCGCTTGCGTGTACGTCCCATatcatcaattgtcaattgatgccatgaaagaaattgacgttatccaatcaaaatgaacgttacaaacgttgttgcattagaataacatattatagaaaacaaaagattgaGCAACACCAATCTACCATAAACTGGAGGTGAATTACACATGTAACGCGTTCAGAAAGTACAATATGACACTATGCAGACTTTGAGCTCATTTTCACAAAAAGACTGAACTCGGAGgttaattcaaaacggaaagtctctactCAAATGGCAGAACCAACAGCTCAAacttatcaaacgaatggaaGTTGGTAGAGTCGCATTCTGTTGTGAAGAAACAGAAGTGTGGTCTACGAAAggatgtcatatgtaaacaagaatgtgtccccagtacacaaatgccccactcgcactatcattttctatgttcagtgggccgtgaaattggggtaaaccctctaatttggcattacaattaaaaaagatcatatcatagggaacatgtatacaaagtttgaagtcgattagacttcaacttcatcaaaaactaccttgaccaaaaactttaacctgaagcgggacagacggacggacgaacggacgcccagaccagaaaacataatgcccctctactatcgtaggtggggcataaaaagatattccataacagtcaacaaaATTACGACAGTGTCCGCACAGATGACTTTAACTTTACTAGTATGTGCCTATGGTCCAATTCGTCCGCACAGATGACTTTTACTTTACTAGTATGTGCCTATGGTCCAATTCGTCCGCACAGATGACTTTAACTTTACTAGTATGTGCCTATGCCTATGGTCCAATTCGTGTTGTTTCAGTATTGTAAGTTTAGTTACTAGGAGAAAGAcaatgaagaaaatatatttCCTATGAATAAAGATGGGGGTTTCTGTCAAAGAGAAGGAAACCAAaagacaacaagaatgtgtccacagtacacggatgccccactcgcactatcattttctatgtttagtggaccgtgaaattggaataaattctctaatttggcattaaaattagaatgatcttatcaaagggaacatgtatactaagtttcaagttgattggacttctacttcatcaaaaactaccttgaccaaaaactttaacctgaaatttgcactatcattttctatgttcagtgaaccgtaaaattggggtcaaaactctattttggcatttaaattagaaagatcatatcatagggcacatgtatactaagtttcaagttgattggacttcaacttcatcaaaaactaccttgaccaaaaactttaacctgaagcgggacagacggacggacggacggacggacgaacgaacggacgcacagaccagaaaacataatgcccctctactatcgtaggtggggcataaaaatagccAAATAGCATCTTGAGTAAGATTAACATCGTGTCCTGAAATTGCTGTTTGTAGCTGTTTTAATATCTATTTTAGTCAACAGCATTATATTTTCATATGTGTTTATTTTTGAATAACAAACCATCTTCATCAACTTCGTTTATCATATCCTGCAGTTCGGCCTCTGTTGGATTCTGTCCAAGCTGCCTTAAAACTGTACCTAGTTCTTTTGAAGTAATCGTTCCCGAATCATCGTCATCAAACAGTTTGAAAGCTTGTTTAAAATCTAAAcagtaataaataaaatcaatgtcAGATATTGGCAGCTTCTGTTTTGTACAAGAGATCATTATCGTAAATATGCATGTGCAACGATTAttatgaatttataaatcaatttttcgTTATGCAATTTACAAACATAAGCAGACCACAATCAGTAATATCTGAGATCTTGTTtggtttctgaataaaatatttctcATAGATGTTATTTTacttgattttgccatgtgattatggactttccgaatttattttcctctaagttacgtatttttgtgattttacttcttttttttcaataaatcaaCAATTAACTTATATTTTCGAATTCTGAAGTTCGACCTCCGTATGATTCTGTCCAATGTGCATTAAAAATACCTAGTTATTTTGTTCGATTTATTTTTAATTCGTTGTTGTGTGGTGAAGTCCAGTGTCAAATGTTTCATGCTTTTTCAGAAAAAGAACTACAATTGACAAAacgattaatatatatatagttaaaaacCGCAAAAGTGCGATGTAACTTAGACTGACATTTCAATAGGTGATAAGTTGCATACGAAAGAGGCAGAACATTTGCCGTTAAAAGACCAActgcatacctgtcaactgacccggattctgcgggtgtgacccgagattttcacaattctgagggatcacccggatcacccggcgggtcattgaaataacccggaaattccgaaaatgacccgatttcacccgtatttcttagccttgagattgattttcataagtaatattcctttgaaataccggcaaattcgtaattcttccatgagcatgcagttcatctagctatgtaaactgtcaaattaagtgacccattaagaacatggcttcacttgacagctttggtgtcaaacacactgttgattaacaccaattaccttagctttaggtcgtaaataaattgccctgttgttttacaaagatatttcaactaagagttacttccccttatttgtcaccattcaaaattattccttatatttacgttttatgggtgaaaaagattgaaaaataacttttcattatttttatacctttatacaattttttttaaaaaagtgaaaattattttttatatttatacttcctttaactgtattactatattttatcatagtctaatttccttgtcaATAGTATCATTTtagaatttcatttaaaaaataaattttagatgatgacaaATAGTAAAGGACATAAGACTGTGATACTCaagtttataaaaatctttaaaagtgtaatgaaataataataaataa includes:
- the LOC143066270 gene encoding neo-calmodulin-like gives rise to the protein MFKYKLLSIKCINSQVLISALKHTIHGCHCCRNPDGIMTSTSRASRRQTPETPKEIEIPPDILADFKQAFKLFDDDDSGTITSKELGTVLRQLGQNPTEAELQDMINEVDEDGNGTIEIDEFVEMMKDKVLTNGENEDDVVLETFNVFDVDSTGLITCDNLQKVFSGLGIKCSDDEIKLMIDGADLKKDGVIDFEEFETMIKNT